The following proteins come from a genomic window of Salvia hispanica cultivar TCC Black 2014 chromosome 4, UniMelb_Shisp_WGS_1.0, whole genome shotgun sequence:
- the LOC125219695 gene encoding peptidyl-prolyl cis-trans isomerase CYP22 translates to MAAAGGGGGAGVEWHQRPPNPKNPIVFFDVTIGNIPAGRIKMELFADIAPKTAENFRQFCTGEYRKAGLPVGYKGCQFHRVIKDFMIQAGDFLKGDGSGCVSIYGSKLDDENFIAKHTGPGLLSMANSGPNTNGCQFFITCAKCDWLDNKHVVFGRVIGDGLLTVRKIENVATGPNNRPKLACVIAECGEM, encoded by the exons ATGGCAGCGGCgggcggcggtggaggagCGGGAGTGGAGTGGCACCAGCGCCCGCCAAACCCTAAAAACCCAATCGTATTCTTCGATGTCACCATTGGCAACATTCCTGCTGGCCGCATCAAGATGGAGCTCTTTGCTGATATTGCCCCCAAAACCGCCGAAAATTTCCG GCAATTCTGCACGGGTGAGTACAG GAAAGCTGGATTACCTGTCGGTTATAAGGGGTGTCAGTTCCATAGAGTAATCAAGGACTTCATGATACAAGCTGGTGATTTTCTTAAG GGTGATGGTAGTGGCTGTGTATCAATTTATGGAAGTAAACTTgatgatgaaaattttatagCAAAACACACTGGCCCTGGCCTACTATCAATG GCAAATAGCGGGCCGAATACTAATGGCTGTCAG TTCTTCATCACTTGTGCGAAGTGTGACTGGCTTGACAACAAACATGTAGTCTTCGGG CGTGTGATTGGCGATGGTCTTTTGACCGTGAGGAAGATTGAGAATGTAGCCACCGGACCCAACAACCGGCCTAAACTTGCTTGTGTCATTGCAGAATGTGGAGAAATGTAG